A region from the Equus asinus isolate D_3611 breed Donkey chromosome 3, EquAss-T2T_v2, whole genome shotgun sequence genome encodes:
- the DSPP gene encoding dentin sialophosphoprotein, whose protein sequence is MKIIVCFCIWAAAWAIPVPQIKPLERHAVDKSVNLNLPAKLKPPIQDELNVNHTTKESGVPVHENERGQPQYTKDSYEGERNGSEWAEVGRKSSSTHSMLVNEEGNAGDQNAGTGNPETYGHDGIQGEEEGTTASGIRGRVSIIDNAGTANGSNISENTGKNSQNGAIGDGSQSEDATFVQEDGHQVAGNSNSTGHEDGISGNSCGNEGDTGEITPQREGETIGNEGAGVTPWGSGAGNSEDAGLDNSDGSSSGNGADEDEDKGSGDNEDEETENGKEGTDSGSGREAEVHGEEDDSDNSLGQNSISSEDDAPEGKEDPHDIDGDNTSKSEEASDGIPEDNDSPVIEDTQKPNHRENKVVENALTEASQPSAIGKSQDKGIEIEGSRGDNRNNITKEGGKVNEDKESKRQHGMIVSKGNVKTQGEVDTIQGPGEKLEAGNKVGHSKTGSDSNSDGHDSYELDDESMQGDDPNSSDESEDNGDDNSEDDNNSSSRGDASHDSDESKDNGNDSDSKGEGDDDDNDNTSDTNDSDSNGNGINGSNDNGKTDSSKDKSDSSDSSNSSDSSDSSESSDSSDSSDSSESSDSSDSSDSSDSSDSSDSKSDSSDSKSDNSDSSDSSDSSESSDSSDSSDSSDSSDSSDSSDSSDSSDSSDSSDSSDSSDSSDSSNSSDSSDSSDSSDSSDSSDSSDSSDSSNSSDSSDSSDSKSDSSDSSDSSDSSDSSDSSDSKSDSSDSKSDSSDSSNSSDSSDSSDSKSDSSDSSDSKSESSDSSDSSDSSNSSDSSDSKSDSSDSSDSSDSSDSDSSDSKSDSSDRKSDSDSSDSKSDSSDSSNSSDSSNSSDSSDSSESKSDSSDSSDSKSDSSDSSDNSDSSDSSDSSNSSESKSDSSDSSDDSSDSSESSDSSNSSDSSDDSSDSSDSKSDSSDSDSKSDSSDSSDSDSKSDSKDSSDSSNSSNSDSSDSDSSDSSDSSDSDSSDSSDSSDSASDSSDESDSKSKSGNDNNNGSDSDSDSDSEGSDSNHSTSDD, encoded by the exons atgaagataattgtATGTTTTTGCATTTGGGCAGCAGCATGGGCCATTCCA GTTCCTCAAATCAAGCCATTGGAGAGACATGCTGTTGATAAATCTGTGAATTTAAATCTTCCAGCAAAATTGAAACCGCCAATACAG GATGAATTAAATGTCAATCATACCACCAAAGAAAGTGGTGTACCTGTGCatgaaaatgaaagaggacaGCCACAGTATACCAAAGACAGTTacgaaggagagagaaatggctCCGAGTGGgcagaagtgggaaggaaaagctCTTCTACACATTCTATGTTAGTAAATGAAGAGGGGAATGCTGGGGATCAGAATGCGGGCACAGGAAACCCAGAAACATATGGTCATGATGGGATACAAGGAGAAGAAGAGGGCACCACAGCAAGTGGCATCAGGGGACGAGTAAGCATCATTGACAATGCTGGGACGGCAAATGGGAGCAATATCAGTGAAAATACTGGTAAGAATTCACAAAATGGGGCTATTGGAGATGGAAGTCAGAGTGAGGATGCCACTTTTGTCCAAGAAGATGGACATCAAGTAGCCGGAAACAGTAACAGCACAGGCCATGAGGATGGAATAAGTGGGAATTCCTGTGGAAATGAGGGTGATACAGGTGAAATAACCCCTCAGAGAGAAGGTGAGACAATTGGGAATGAGGGAGCAGGAGTAACGCCTTGGGGAAGTGGAGCTGGCAATAGTGAAGATGCTGGCCTGGATAATTCTGATGGGAGTTCTAGTGGGAATGGAGCAGATGAGGATGAAGACAAGGGCTCTGGTGATaatgaagatgaagaaacagagaatggaAAAGAGGGCACTGATAGCGGCAGCGGCCGAGAGGCTGAGGTTCACGGAGAAGAAGATGACAGTGACAATAGCTTAGGTCAAAATTCAATTAGTAGTGAAGATGATGCCCCTGAAGGCAAAGAAGATCCTCATGACATTGATGGAGACAATACCTCCAAGAGTGAGGAGGCTTCTGATGGTATTCCAGAAGACAATGATAGCCCAGTAATAGAGGACACTCAAAAACCCAACCACAGAGAAAACAAAGTTGTGGAAAATGCACTCACTGAAGCATCACAGCCAAGTGCCATTGGGAAGAGCCAAGATAAG GGAATAGAAATTGAAGGTTCCAGAGGTGACAACAGAAACAATATTACCAAAGAAGGTGGGAAAGTCAACGAAGATAAAGAGAGTAAAAGACAACATGGAATGATCGTAAGCAAAGGAAATGTCAAGACACAAGGAGAGGTTGACACCATACAAGGACCTGGTGAGAAATTAGAAGCCGGAAATAAGGTTGGACACAGCAAAACAGGTAGTGACAGTAATAGCGATGGACATGACAGTTATGAGTTAGATGATGAATCCATGCAAGGAGATGATCCCAATAGCAGTGATGAGTCTGAGGACAATGGCGATGACAATTCTGAAGATGACAATAACAGCAGTAGCCGAGGAGATGCTTCTCATGACTCTGATGAATCAAAAGATAATGGCAATGACAGTGACTcaaaaggagaaggagatgatgatgacaatgataacaCATCAGATACTAATGACAGTGACAGTAATGGCAATGGTATCAATGGGAGCAATGACAATGGCAAAACAGACAGCAGCAAAGATAAATCAGACAGCAGTGACAGCAGCAACAGTAGCGATAGCAGTGACAGCAGTGAGAGTAGCGATAGCAGTGACAGCAGTGACAGCAGTGAGAGTAGCGATAGCAGTGACAGCAGTGACAGTAGTGATAGCAGTGACAGCAGTGACAGCAAATCAGACAGTAGTGACAGCAAATCAGACAATAGTGACAGCAGCGACAGCAGTGACAGCAGTGAGAGTAGTGATAGCAGTGACAGTAGTGACAGCAGCGACAGCAGTGACAGCAGTGACAGTAGCGACAGCAGTGACAGTAGCGACAGCAGCGACAGCAGTGACAGTAGCGACAGCAGCGACAGTAGCGACAGCAGCAACAGCAGTGACAGTAGTGACAGCAGCGACAGCAGTGACAGTAGCGACAGCAGCGACAGCAGTGACAGTAGTGACAGCAGCAACAGCAGTGACAGTAGTGACAGCAGTGACAGCAAATCAGACAGTAGCGACAGTAGTGATAGCAGTGACAGTAGTGATAGCAGTGACAGTAGCGACAGCAAATCAGACAGTAGTGACAGCAAATCAGACAGTAGTGACAGCAGCAACAGCAGTGACAGTAGTGACAGCAGTGACAGCAAGTCAGACAGTAGTGACAGCAGTGACAGCAAATCAGAGAGTAGTGACAGTAGTGATAGCAGTGACAGCAGCAACAGCAGTGATAGCAGTGACAGCAAATCAGACAGCAGTGATAGCAGCGACAGTAGTGATAGCAGTGATAGTGACAGCAGTGACAGCAAATCAGACAGCAGTGACAGAAAATCAGATAGTGACAGCAGTGACAGTAAATCAGACAGTAGTGACAGTAGCAATAGCAGTGACAGCAGCAACAGCAGTGACAGTAGTGACAGCAGTGAAAGTAAATCAGACAGTAGTGACAGCAGTGACAGCAAATCTGATAGCAGTGACAGTAGTGACAACAGTGACAGCAGTGATAGCAGTGACAGTAGCAACAGCAGTGAAAGTAAATCAGACAGTAGTGACAGCAGTGACGACAGTAGTGACAGCAGTGAAAGCAGTGACAGTAGCAACAGTAGTGACAGCAGTGATGACAGTAGTGACAGCAGTGACAGTAAATCAGATAGTAGCGACAGTGACAGCAAATCAGACAGCAGTGACAGCAGTGATAGTGACAGTAAATCAGACAGTAAAGACAGTAGTGACAGCAGCAACAGCAGTAACAGTGACAGCAGTGACAGTGACAGCAGTGACAGTAGTGACAGCAGTGACAGTGACAGCAGTGACAGTAGTGACAGCAGTGACAGTGCATCTGACAGCAGTGATGAGAGTGACAGCAAGAGCAAGTCTGGTAATGACAACAACAACGGAAGTGATAGTGACAGTGATAGTGACAGTGAAGGCAGCGATAGTAATCACTCGACCAGTGATGATTAG